TTCAGTGTTAATACCAAGATTACGAAATGAATGGTCGAATACAGATTCCTGAAAAACAGAATATAAAATAAGTATAATAAATAGCAAGAACTCCATTCAGAGTGTGAATACTATACTCTAAAAGGCTTAATAAAATACCTAaatctttattttatgaaattttttcaCATAATTCTTCAACACATCAGTGTCTGATGCAACGTGCAACCATATTGCAATTTATAAAATGGACGGGCAGTTGCTTTGACATTGTAAGTTAGATATCTCAAGTCCAGGCAGTAGAGAAAACTATGTCTGCTATAACTTCACCGATATTTAATTGAATTGGACAGTTAAAAGAGACCGCTGATGCAAACCTAGTGCAGTACCCTATAAGAGGTTGAAGTTCCAAGGTGATCTTTATTAGGTTGTGGAAGTTATACTCAAAAAGCCTTGATGTGAAATCCACTTCTGCACTTAACTATATGCAGTAGCTACTCAATTCATGATTGCAGAGGCTCGCATTGACTCGCGACTTCAACAATATGTTGGGGCTCACAATAAACTTGAGACTTGAATGGCCGATAACTAGATTGACTTGCGACCCAAAACTGTTCATAGTAATGATAAGGGAATGTGATATTTCTCAATGCTACTATCCATTCCAGACAAGTTAACGATCATAATATCCTTGTGAAACGAGATTGTATTGCAAAAGTGAACAAAACGGAATAAATCACAAAATACTACTGAAATATACaacaaagatatatatattcatgaggTCTCTCTACTCAAAAATTGTAGGATGGTACATTACAAAGATACAAAACCACAGAAAAAGAGGTGAAAAAGCATGCCAGCATCTGCTTATTATGTTGAGTGATTATACATCTGCTTTTCATAAGTATTCAGGAAAAGGATCACTAGATATGCATTTCGAGGAGCAAACAAAGGAATATGACAGGAGACAAAATAATAATGTAGGTTGTtctattacaataaaaatttggtaatgaatatatcctaaccaggttgtttcattttaatcaatatttatttaccgTAGATATcattacttcatttaatacacccACCATTAGTCGTACAAAGCACATCAAAGTTCCTTTACCTGTATTAACACAGGACTTTATAGAAACCCTATACAATGACAATTTACCAGAAACCAAGTTATCAGAAATTTTGAAACCTAATCATGCAAAGGCAATGATTTCATTTCACTCAACAATTCGCTACTACTTGGTCTTTGGGTGATACCACCATTCCAAGACTTTATAATCATATCTAAATACTTTTTATCGAATATGCTCTGTTCAAAAGAGTCAATGGAGATATCTGGTCGCTTGCCAAAAGCGACAATAGCAAACACAGCTGTATGCTGGTGCAGGCCAGGATAGGGACTTGTGCGTTTCCAAAGTTGCCAAGCagtaatagaaaatgaaaaaatatctgCTTTCAGAGTTGGTTGATGACCTCTTAAAAGTTCTGGAGCACGATACATCAAAGTACCCATAAGCAAAGATTCTTGCTTTATTTTTCCACTTGTGTTGACAGACGAGAATCCAGAATCAGCTGTGGATGGTGTGCAAGATTCACTATTAAATGAAATTGTTGAATTGACGCTAAAAGTTTTTGAAGTCATTTTAACGAGCTTGCAAGAACCAAAATCACAAATCTTACAAGTTCCTTGTGATGTAACAACTATATTTCCTGGTTTCAAATCTAAATGGGCTAAACCTTTATCATGTAAATATGTCAATCCTTCTAAAATATCAATACAAATGTTTTTGCGCCTTTTTACTGTAATCTCTTCAGCTAAGTCATTGATGATTTGTAACAAGTTTTTGGTACCAGCATGCTCCATGACAAGAAAACTTTGACCTTTCGACCCAGGGGTCATAGGTGAATTTGGAGGTTGTACCAAAACCAATGAACGAACAAGATTTGGATGACTCAATCTAAGTGAAAATAATTCtccaacaaaattttcaaacactgCTTTCTTGTGCTGAAACTCTGATTTCATTTTCTTGATTGCGACTTTTTTACCACGATAGGTTCCTTCAAACACTTGTCCAAATCCTCCACAACCAAGTTTTTCATCAGTGATTAGCTCTGACCCATCTTCATGCCAGAAATATAACTTGTCAGGTGGGCAGGTATCATTTGAAACCAATAATCTTGGTTTAGAATTTTCTTTGGTATTGCCGGAATCAGGCGTTTTGACACACTCTGTTTCATTCTTGCAATTCTTGGTAGATGATAAAACACTGTCCGTTTGGCTTGAGTTTTTGGCATCATTTGAAGTACAAGAATTCTTTTTCGAGAAGAATGAGCCTGATGTACAAACTGCACCCCATTCTATCGGACTTTGTGTCATCCATGCAATTGGTGTTGAAGGACTCATCGAGATCCCACTCAAACGAAACAAGAGTGAGTCATTGAATTTTTGAGTAGGTGATGGACAAGGTGCAACCGAAGTactaaaaattttatatttcttttttcgTCGTTTAACAAACTGCGTTTTGGGAGGACTCTTAATGATTTTTGTGAAATGCCGAGGAATGAAAGACCCATTACAACTACTACCGAAACGTCTCTGTCGTCTTAGTGTTAGTACTTGCTTAAGCCGTAACTGCTTGGGTAACACTTTAGATGTAGACTCTTGAATTGGACTTGAAAAAAGGCCAGGGCTCATTACTGTAGAAAGGTGAGGTAAGGGTGAGTTTGATATTGAATACTGATGACTCTCCTGATT
The sequence above is a segment of the Styela clava chromosome 7, kaStyClav1.hap1.2, whole genome shotgun sequence genome. Coding sequences within it:
- the LOC144411622 gene encoding uncharacterized protein LOC144411622 gives rise to the protein MDDFAGKSKLSSGSAIPETSVESCDIELFNNNTTSDSTSIDDVIRKTSLLDLQDSSIAFNQESHQYSISNSPLPHLSTVMSPGLFSSPIQESTSKVLPKQLRLKQVLTLRRQRRFGSSCNGSFIPRHFTKIIKSPPKTQFVKRRKKKYKIFSTSVAPCPSPTQKFNDSLLFRLSGISMSPSTPIAWMTQSPIEWGAVCTSGSFFSKKNSCTSNDAKNSSQTDSVLSSTKNCKNETECVKTPDSGNTKENSKPRLLVSNDTCPPDKLYFWHEDGSELITDEKLGCGGFGQVFEGTYRGKKVAIKKMKSEFQHKKAVFENFVGELFSLRLSHPNLVRSLVLVQPPNSPMTPGSKGQSFLVMEHAGTKNLLQIINDLAEEITVKRRKNICIDILEGLTYLHDKGLAHLDLKPGNIVVTSQGTCKICDFGSCKLVKMTSKTFSVNSTISFNSESCTPSTADSGFSSVNTSGKIKQESLLMGTLMYRAPELLRGHQPTLKADIFSFSITAWQLWKRTSPYPGLHQHTAVFAIVAFGKRPDISIDSFEQSIFDKKYLDMIIKSWNGGITQRPSSSELLSEMKSLPLHD